One part of the Lytechinus pictus isolate F3 Inbred chromosome 3, Lp3.0, whole genome shotgun sequence genome encodes these proteins:
- the LOC129256429 gene encoding uncharacterized protein LOC129256429: MAIMDKCFCCGLRSGSILSAIYCMIFSAISVALSAYYVYRHGTLDAGETSVFVINALELIFYITILMVSILLLFAIFRDGFKFFIPFIIVLAIFVIIQIISLIIILYNMIVNGFDGMDFFSILFNILCLIINIFCVVCVTSYYQVTRDSYDTGTPAANYA, translated from the exons ATGGCTATTATGGATAAATGTTTTTGTTGTGGATTGAGGAGTGGATCCATTTTGAGTGCAATTTATTGCATG ATTTTCTCTGCAATTTCAGTTGCGCTTTCTGCATACTACGTCTACAGGCATGGAACACTGG ATGCTGGTGAGACGAGTGTCTTTGTCATCAACGCACTTGAACTCATTTTCTACATCACTATTCTCATGGTCTCAATTCTCCTTCTCTTTGCTATATTTCGG GACGGATTCAAATTCTTCATCCCATTCATCATAGTGTTGGCCATCTTTGTTATCATACAAATCATCAGTCTTATCATCATTCTTTATAACATG ATAGTGAATGGTTTCGACGGCATGGACTTCTTTTCCATCTTGTTCAACATCTTGTGTTTGATCATCAAT ATCTTTTGCGTTGTTTGTGTGACGTCATACTATCAGGTGACACGTGATAGCTACGATACAGGAACTCCCGCAGCCAATTATGCATAA